The Doryrhamphus excisus isolate RoL2022-K1 unplaced genomic scaffold, RoL_Dexc_1.0 HiC_scaffold_26, whole genome shotgun sequence genome includes a region encoding these proteins:
- the LOC131119366 gene encoding uncharacterized protein LOC131119366, giving the protein MSKDAAIKESDQLTEENYYLQRRQKIQEMKEENINVYPHKFFMTHSTKKIVEKYKVAQKSVQTEDKVSVAGRIMSIRDLGSIIFMNLLYDGVTLQIVCSSTCQEKKEGFSNIKRGDIVGLTGVVGWTKTGQLSVFTEDITLLSPCVRTLPSEYYGLKASETIYRKRYLDLVMNSESRQRFLTKSKIYNYLRNYLNERDFIEVETPMMNQIAGGAAANPFVTYHNDLKMNLYMRVSPELYLKELIVGGMERVYEIGRQFRNEGIDLTHNPEFTSCEFYMAYADYNDLMDMTEEFLRGLVKSLFDGNTQVLYHPEKRENRPDPVTIDFGPSFRRIDMHFEALSKATGIELTGENVESKHQELCEYLDKNSFVCEEPRTLARVLDKLVGEYIEPDCINPTFIINQPVIMSPLSKVHRSKPGLTERFELFVNGKEIVNAYTELNDPAEQRLRFLEQLKDIEAGDTEAMEMDEDFCVALEYGLPPTGGWGIGLDRLTMYLTNAANIKDVLFFPAMKPEN; this is encoded by the coding sequence ATGTCAAAAGATGCTGCGATCAAAGAATCAGATCAGTTAACagaagaaaattattatttgcaaCGTAGACAGAAGATACAAGAAATGAAAGAGGAAAATATCAATGTTTATCCTCATAAGTTTTTTATGACTCATTCTACTAagaaaattgttgaaaaatataagGTGGCTCAAAAAAGTGTGCAAACTGAGGATAAAGTCTCTGTTGCTGGTAGGATTATGTCAATAAGAGATCTCGgttctattatttttatgaatctTCTTTATGATGGTGTGACTTTGCAAATTGTTTGTTCTTCGacttgtcaagaaaaaaaagaaggattTTCTAATATAAAACGTGGTGATATTGTTGGTTTAACAGGTGTTGTTGGTTGGACAAAGACTGGACAGCTCAGTGTTTTTACTGAAGATATTACGCTTCTTTCACCATGTGTTCGAACATTACCAAGTGAATATTACGGTTTAAAGGCATCAGAAACAATTTATAGAAAAAGATATTTAGATTTGGTGATGAACTCTGAATCTAGACAGAGATTTCTTACTAAAAGTAAAATTTATAACTATTTAAGAAATTATTTGAATGAGAGAGATTTTATAGAGGTGGAAACACCGATGATGAATCAGATTGCCGGCGGTGCAGCTGCAAATCCTTTTGTGACATATCATAATGATTTAAAGATGAATCTTTACATGCGTGTCAGTCCAGAATTGTATTTGAAGGAGCTTATTGTTGGTGGAATGGAACGAGTGTATGAAATCGGCCGACAATTCAGAAATGAGGGTATCGATCTTACACATAATCCAGAATTCACATCATGTGAGTTTTATATGGCATATGCTGATTATAACGATCTTATGGATATGACTGAAGAATTTTTGCGTGGATTGGTAAAGAGTTTGTTTGATGGAAATACTCAGGTGCTATACCATCCAGAAAAGAGAGAAAACAGACCTGATCCTGTTACAATCGATTTTGGTCCTTCTTTTAGACGAATTGACATGCACTTTGAGGCACTTTCAAAGGCCACTGGCATTGAATTGACAGGTGAAAATGTTGAATCTAAGCATCAAGAATTGTGTGAATATCTTGATAAAAATTCTTTTGTCTGTGAGGAACCACGAACACTTGCAAGAGTTCTTGACAAACTTGTAGGTGAATACATAGAACCAGATTGCATCAATCCTACATTTATAATCAACCAACCTGTTATAATGTCTCCTTTATCAAAGGTGCACCGATCTAAACCAGGTTTGACTGAAAGATTTGAGTTATTTGTAAATGGAAAGGAAATCGTAAATGCCTATACGGAATTGAACGATCCTGCAGAGCAACGCCTAAGATTTTTAGAACAACTTAAGGACATAGAGGCCGGTGACACAGAGGCAATGGAAATGGATGAAGATTTTTGTGTCGCACTCGAATACGGTCTGCCACCTACCGGAGGATGGGGAATCGGTCTTGATAGATTAACAATGTACCTTACAAATGCTGCTAACATTAAGGATGTGCTATTCTTCCCAGCGATGAAACCTGAGAATTAa